From Rhodovastum atsumiense, a single genomic window includes:
- a CDS encoding PilZ domain-containing protein, with protein MHPRIPLPIDVEVDGIRCRASDWGPGGLCLTSDTLALMPGEVRQARLTFDMSGFNVTVEVAFRTVWSHDDQSYGVRFVDLTPDQARLLDSLVAGYLRGEALPLQRLFQPIAAEERPRSAAPLPGRLLSLLARLRLVLVLLGGGALVIGLALYVISSRMVVYSDYGAIAGELYLLRAPEAGLLHLAGLRPGQPVHQGQVLGEIEPSVPAQAQADARGKVIVLQAQIDQRSEMLASAQAGFRNLLRTAEAQVKAAADEREAIERQVAAQERTFQRVLQMAKAGWLSYLRADQEEVALQQHLRARAAARANEEAARARLEDAKQGRFVSDGRSTQASPEDIARELQELRTQRDQLEVVAKAQVARRPVPSPCDCTVTGVQAADGTFVSAGIQIATLGREMAAGRQVDTLIVTSRMKFIRVGQRVKVFLPDRDNPVGGNVIVVTYNAGNTGRIGLPDTLRTLNDYGLVTVALDQDAQAAATGQPALLMAPVGFDMVLRSIPGFGWLLKTVAHPGQD; from the coding sequence ATGCATCCGCGCATCCCGCTACCGATCGACGTGGAAGTCGATGGCATCCGCTGTCGTGCGTCCGACTGGGGGCCCGGCGGCCTGTGTCTCACGAGCGACACCCTGGCCCTCATGCCCGGCGAAGTCCGGCAGGCCAGACTGACCTTCGACATGTCCGGCTTCAATGTCACGGTCGAGGTGGCCTTCAGGACGGTGTGGAGCCATGATGACCAGAGCTACGGCGTCCGCTTCGTCGACCTCACGCCCGATCAGGCGCGCCTGCTCGACTCCCTGGTCGCGGGCTACCTGCGCGGCGAGGCATTGCCCCTGCAAAGGTTGTTCCAGCCCATTGCCGCCGAGGAACGACCCCGGTCTGCCGCCCCGCTGCCCGGGCGCCTGCTGAGCCTCCTCGCCCGGCTTCGGCTCGTCCTTGTCCTTCTCGGGGGAGGCGCTCTCGTCATCGGCCTTGCCCTCTATGTGATTTCCAGCCGGATGGTTGTGTACTCGGATTACGGCGCGATCGCCGGGGAGCTGTATCTCCTGCGTGCACCGGAGGCCGGACTCCTTCACCTGGCCGGCCTCCGCCCCGGGCAGCCGGTGCACCAGGGCCAGGTGCTGGGGGAAATCGAACCCTCGGTGCCGGCGCAGGCGCAGGCTGACGCGAGAGGCAAGGTCATCGTCCTGCAGGCACAGATCGACCAGCGTTCCGAAATGCTCGCGTCCGCGCAGGCGGGATTCAGGAATCTCCTGCGTACGGCCGAAGCACAGGTAAAGGCGGCAGCCGACGAACGCGAGGCGATCGAACGGCAGGTAGCCGCACAGGAGCGCACCTTCCAGCGGGTGTTGCAGATGGCAAAGGCCGGCTGGCTTTCCTATCTGCGCGCGGACCAGGAAGAGGTTGCGCTGCAGCAGCACCTGCGGGCACGCGCCGCCGCGCGGGCAAACGAGGAAGCCGCGCGCGCCCGGCTGGAAGATGCGAAGCAGGGGCGCTTCGTCAGCGACGGCCGCTCGACGCAGGCGTCCCCGGAAGACATCGCCCGGGAGCTGCAGGAATTACGGACCCAGCGCGACCAACTGGAGGTCGTCGCCAAGGCCCAGGTGGCGCGGCGGCCCGTGCCGTCGCCCTGCGACTGCACCGTGACCGGGGTGCAGGCCGCGGATGGCACCTTCGTCAGCGCGGGCATTCAGATCGCCACCCTGGGGCGGGAAATGGCGGCAGGGAGGCAGGTCGATACGCTGATCGTAACCAGCCGCATGAAGTTCATTCGCGTTGGCCAGCGCGTGAAGGTGTTCCTGCCGGACCGGGATAACCCGGTGGGCGGCAACGTCATCGTCGTGACCTACAATGCGGGCAATACCGGGCGCATCGGACTGCCGGACACGCTGCGTACCCTCAACGACTACGGACTGGTGACCGTGGCGCTGGACCAGGATGCCCAAGCGGCGGCAACGGGCCAGCCCGCCCTGCTGATGGCGCCGGTCGGGTTCGACATGGTGCTGCGGAGCATTCCCGGATTCGGCTGGCTGCTGAAAACCGTGGCTCACCCAGGGCAGGATTGA
- a CDS encoding efflux RND transporter periplasmic adaptor subunit — protein sequence MKDNDATLSPDPRKELMRFFALLRSASERRATLDSFGNTPRDPEAGIDRAGFHRVTAPVPWPIPPVPSPAESHVRASPEAGSGPRQELMRVFVVICEYSESRSNTLPSWQTAGSDPTPWWLPPEGPAQVRDGISHVPASRPGEELTRVFAILRADAEDKAPCTGFGGTPPSPEDGVAQAQWQDWVARLSRQEAPPESATAAPTGQRKPPAAPLPSPPSPLPIRADTPPPPPTTVLSMDSHTPAPAGEDRNPPTEASPVATPPALDAPAVMPAPGEGEPNVRSLPLHATPPRAESVALPKKTINLLQQPGQKPARPVRTRAFAYAVTFLLVLGGAAEMLMQNSALAPPLLIAVIDAPLLTLRAPHAGYLQSVSATEGEVVQAGTVLFTLRRSASPDPAAAGMQSQPMDAPLLDEGVISLKTERTALVWSLPVRPGSEVAAGNGLGQVVDCTRLFLVAATPAGATASFTQGQQVGILFAGSTGPVSGTVGARSTAGNDVLGRNSDLIITADTQAIVAASHSACPIGRTARITRPPARSP from the coding sequence ATGAAAGATAACGACGCAACGCTTTCTCCCGACCCTCGCAAGGAGCTGATGCGTTTCTTCGCCTTGTTGCGCAGCGCATCCGAACGCAGGGCAACCCTCGACAGCTTCGGAAACACGCCGCGTGATCCGGAAGCCGGCATCGACCGCGCGGGCTTTCACCGCGTGACCGCTCCGGTGCCCTGGCCGATACCACCGGTGCCGTCTCCGGCGGAGAGCCACGTCAGGGCTTCGCCCGAAGCCGGATCGGGGCCACGCCAGGAGCTGATGCGTGTTTTTGTTGTGATATGTGAATATTCTGAATCCCGATCAAACACCTTGCCGTCCTGGCAAACTGCCGGCTCTGATCCGACGCCATGGTGGCTGCCCCCGGAGGGGCCGGCGCAGGTCCGGGATGGGATTTCGCACGTGCCCGCCTCCCGGCCGGGCGAGGAGTTGACGCGGGTATTCGCCATTTTACGCGCAGACGCCGAAGACAAGGCGCCTTGCACCGGCTTCGGCGGCACGCCGCCTTCCCCGGAGGACGGCGTCGCGCAGGCGCAATGGCAGGACTGGGTTGCCCGTCTGTCCCGGCAAGAAGCCCCTCCCGAATCAGCCACGGCGGCACCGACCGGGCAGCGCAAGCCGCCAGCGGCTCCATTGCCGTCCCCTCCGTCCCCACTGCCGATCCGGGCGGATACTCCGCCGCCGCCCCCGACCACGGTCTTATCAATGGACAGCCACACCCCGGCACCGGCAGGCGAAGACCGGAATCCACCGACCGAGGCCTCGCCCGTTGCCACGCCACCGGCATTGGATGCCCCCGCGGTCATGCCCGCGCCGGGGGAAGGCGAACCCAATGTTCGGTCCCTGCCGCTTCATGCAACGCCGCCCCGGGCTGAATCGGTTGCATTGCCAAAGAAAACTATTAACTTATTACAACAACCCGGCCAGAAGCCGGCGCGACCGGTCCGGACACGCGCGTTCGCTTATGCCGTAACCTTCCTGCTTGTGCTGGGCGGCGCGGCCGAAATGCTGATGCAAAACTCCGCTCTCGCCCCACCTCTCCTCATCGCGGTGATCGACGCCCCGCTGCTCACATTGCGGGCGCCGCATGCCGGATACCTGCAATCCGTCAGTGCCACCGAAGGTGAAGTGGTGCAGGCCGGAACCGTGTTGTTCACCCTGCGTCGATCGGCATCCCCCGATCCAGCGGCCGCCGGGATGCAATCCCAGCCGATGGATGCGCCCCTCCTGGACGAGGGCGTGATATCCCTGAAAACCGAAAGAACCGCCCTGGTCTGGTCGTTGCCGGTCCGGCCCGGAAGCGAGGTTGCCGCCGGGAACGGCCTGGGACAAGTCGTGGACTGCACGCGGCTGTTCCTGGTTGCCGCCACGCCGGCGGGCGCCACGGCCAGCTTCACGCAGGGCCAGCAGGTCGGCATCCTGTTCGCCGGCAGCACCGGGCCCGTGTCCGGCACCGTAGGCGCGCGAAGCACCGCCGGCAATGACGTGCTCGGCCGCAACAGCGACCTGATCATCACCGCGGACACGCAAGCGATCGTGGCGGCGAGCCATTCGGCATGCCCAATTGGACGAACGGCGCGCATCACCCGCCCCCCTGCCCGCTCGCCATAG
- a CDS encoding dipeptide ABC transporter ATP-binding protein, producing the protein MSPALDVAGLRVAYRKRAGGVPVAAVRGVDLAVRPGEVVALVGESGSGKSTVAAVAAGLLAANGRIEAGRLRLDGQEVTDAGERLWTRLRGRALGFIPQDPGMALDPIRRIGPQVAEALTVHGTPPAAARARVPGLLAEAGLADPARVAASFPHELSGGMRQRVLIAIALANDPPLLIADEPTSALDVTVQRQVLDHLEGVIRRRGTAVLLITHDLGVAHDRADRLVVMRAGEVVEQGPARMVFAAPRHDYTHRLLGAATALRAAPAPRPPRPVPEPPPILVVERLVKRFGPGRPAVAEVSFTVPRHGTTSLVGESGSGKTTTARMVLGLEQPDGGAVRFDGQEIGHLSRAGLRGFRRRVQWVGQNPYASLDPRFSIAGIIAEPLRAFGLGDRAGRLARVRELLAQVELPEQLLTSRPAELSGGQRQRVAIARALAIRPELVVLDEPVSALDVPVQAQIIALLLRLQRDLGVSYLFVSHDLAVVRQVSDHVVVLHGGQVVEQGPAEAVFARPVDPYTLSLLNDTPGRRYAVQAGPDSPRTYAAAG; encoded by the coding sequence ATGAGCCCGGCCCTGGACGTGGCGGGGCTGCGCGTCGCCTACCGCAAGCGGGCGGGCGGGGTGCCGGTGGCGGCGGTGCGCGGCGTCGACCTCGCGGTGCGGCCGGGCGAGGTGGTGGCGCTGGTCGGCGAATCAGGCTCGGGCAAGTCCACCGTGGCGGCAGTGGCGGCGGGCCTGCTGGCGGCCAATGGTCGCATCGAGGCCGGTCGCCTGCGCCTGGACGGGCAGGAGGTGACGGACGCGGGCGAACGGCTCTGGACCCGCCTGCGCGGGCGGGCGCTGGGCTTCATCCCGCAGGATCCGGGCATGGCGCTGGACCCGATCCGCCGCATCGGCCCGCAGGTGGCGGAGGCGCTGACCGTGCACGGCACGCCCCCGGCGGCGGCGCGGGCACGGGTGCCGGGGCTGCTTGCCGAGGCGGGGCTCGCCGATCCGGCGCGGGTGGCGGCGAGCTTCCCGCACGAGCTTTCCGGCGGCATGCGCCAGCGCGTGCTGATCGCTATCGCCCTGGCCAATGACCCGCCGCTGCTGATCGCCGACGAGCCCACCAGCGCACTGGATGTCACGGTGCAGCGGCAGGTGCTGGACCACCTGGAAGGGGTGATCCGCCGGCGCGGTACCGCCGTGCTGCTGATCACCCATGATCTGGGGGTCGCGCATGACCGGGCAGACCGGCTGGTGGTGATGCGGGCGGGCGAAGTGGTGGAACAGGGGCCGGCGCGCATGGTGTTCGCGGCCCCCCGGCACGACTATACCCACCGCCTGCTGGGTGCGGCCACCGCCTTGCGGGCCGCCCCCGCGCCCCGGCCGCCGCGCCCGGTGCCGGAACCGCCGCCGATCCTGGTGGTGGAGCGGCTGGTCAAACGCTTCGGCCCGGGCCGGCCGGCGGTCGCGGAGGTCTCCTTCACCGTGCCCCGCCACGGCACCACCAGCCTGGTCGGTGAATCCGGCTCCGGCAAGACCACCACCGCCCGCATGGTGCTGGGGCTGGAACAGCCGGACGGCGGAGCGGTGCGCTTCGACGGGCAGGAGATCGGGCACCTGTCACGCGCCGGGCTGCGTGGCTTCCGCCGGCGGGTGCAATGGGTCGGGCAGAACCCCTATGCCTCGCTCGACCCGCGCTTCAGCATCGCCGGGATCATCGCCGAGCCGCTGCGGGCCTTCGGCCTCGGCGACCGGGCCGGCCGGCTGGCACGGGTGCGCGAGCTGCTGGCCCAGGTGGAACTGCCGGAGCAGTTGCTGACCAGCCGGCCGGCGGAACTGTCCGGCGGGCAGCGCCAGCGCGTCGCCATCGCCCGCGCCCTGGCAATCCGGCCCGAGCTGGTGGTGCTGGACGAGCCGGTCTCGGCACTGGACGTGCCGGTGCAGGCGCAGATCATCGCCTTGCTGCTGCGGCTGCAACGTGATCTCGGCGTCAGCTACCTGTTCGTTTCCCATGACCTCGCGGTGGTGCGGCAGGTGTCGGACCATGTGGTGGTGCTGCACGGCGGGCAGGTGGTGGAACAAGGGCCGGCCGAGGCGGTGTTCGCCCGCCCTGTCGATCCCTATACGCTGTCGCTGCTGAACGATACGCCGGGACGGCGATACGCCGTTCAGGCCGGCCCCGACAGTCCGCGCACCTACGCCGCGGCCGGATAA
- a CDS encoding ABC transporter permease: MSGIAIGLGGWRRLKATGWPRPSVVLALLVVGLAGAWALAPGLFTAQDPLRGQPLAALQPPSAAHWFGTDHLGRDLYARTVHAAAVSLRATALAVAVALLGGGAVGLAAGVLGRGSDAALMRLVDVLMAIPSLLLAMAIVTVLGFGTTNVAIAVGVSAAATFARLTRGEVLRCRSAAFVEAATAAGVSGLGVVLRHILPHAAGPVLALATLEFGSAVLAVAALSFLGFGTSPPNPEWGLLIAEGRNFLGTAWWYSTLPGLVVMAVVLAANHLAGWMQDRDEAGP; encoded by the coding sequence ATGAGCGGCATCGCGATCGGCCTGGGCGGGTGGCGGCGCCTGAAGGCGACCGGATGGCCGCGCCCCAGCGTGGTGCTCGCGCTGCTGGTGGTGGGGCTGGCCGGCGCCTGGGCGCTCGCGCCCGGCCTGTTCACCGCCCAGGACCCGTTGCGCGGCCAGCCACTGGCGGCACTGCAGCCGCCCTCGGCGGCGCACTGGTTCGGCACCGACCATCTCGGCCGCGACCTCTATGCCCGGACCGTGCATGCCGCCGCGGTGTCGCTGCGCGCGACCGCGCTGGCCGTGGCGGTGGCGCTGCTCGGCGGCGGTGCCGTCGGCCTCGCCGCGGGCGTGCTCGGCCGGGGGAGCGACGCGGCGCTGATGCGGCTGGTCGACGTGCTGATGGCCATCCCGTCGCTGCTGCTGGCGATGGCGATCGTCACCGTGCTGGGATTCGGCACCACCAACGTCGCTATCGCCGTCGGCGTCTCCGCCGCCGCCACCTTCGCGCGGCTGACACGCGGGGAAGTGCTGCGCTGCCGCTCCGCCGCCTTCGTCGAGGCGGCCACCGCCGCCGGGGTGAGCGGCCTGGGCGTGGTGCTGCGCCATATCCTGCCACACGCCGCCGGGCCGGTGCTGGCGCTGGCGACGCTGGAATTCGGCTCGGCGGTGCTGGCGGTGGCAGCGCTGAGCTTCCTGGGCTTCGGCACATCGCCTCCCAATCCGGAATGGGGGCTGCTGATCGCCGAGGGACGCAATTTCCTCGGCACCGCGTGGTGGTACTCGACCCTGCCGGGGCTGGTGGTGATGGCGGTGGTGCTCGCGGCCAACCACCTTGCCGGCTGGATGCAGGACCGGGACGAGGCCGGCCCATGA